In Quercus robur chromosome 11, dhQueRobu3.1, whole genome shotgun sequence, the following proteins share a genomic window:
- the LOC126706173 gene encoding probable carboxylesterase 1 — MPYPSPKKKIRTQFYHSLIAMASSTNSNEIIHDFPPFFKAFKDGHIERYMTHDHFPAGLDPNTGIQSKDVVISPETGLSARIYTPKINGPDQKLPLLVHYHGGGFCAGSPYETVLHKFIISLISQANVVVITVDYRLAPEHPLPIAYDDSWAALQWIATHSNHQGPEPWLNEYVDFGRVFLAGESAGANITHYVAVRAGATGLAGLKIVGLIIIHPFFGDKERDEMYKFLCPTSSGCDDDPKLNPAVDPDLSSLGCSKVLVCVAEKDWLKDRGVTYCEILGKSGWGGSVELLESKGEDHCFHLFNADGENFRPLMKKFVDFILRD; from the coding sequence atgcCTTAtccttcccccaaaaaaaaaatcagaaccCAATTTTATCACTCTCTTATTGCAATGGCTTCAAGCACCAACAGCAATGAGATCATCCATGATTTCCCACCATTCTTCAAAGCATTCAAAGATGGCCACATAGAAAGGTACATGACCCATGACCATTTCCCAGCTGGGCTCGACCCAAACACCGGTATCCAATCCAAAGACGTGGTCATCTCACCCGAAACCGGTTTATCAGCCCGAATCTACACCCCCAAAATCAACGGCCCAGATCAAAAGTTACCACTTCTCGTCCACTACCATGGTGGAGGCTTCTGTGCTGGATCACCGTACGAAACTGTCCTTCACAAATTCATCATATCTTTGATTTCCCAAGCCAATGTTGTTGTTATCACCGTTGATTATAGGCTAGCCCCAGAGCACCCACTACCGATTGCATATGATGATTCGTGGGCCGCGTTGCAGTGGATTGCTACTCACTCTAATCACCAAGGACCCGAACCGTGGTTAAACGAGTATGTGGATTTCGGGCGGGTTTTCTTGGCGGGTGAGAGTGCTGGAGCTAATATAACACACTACGTGGCAGTCCGAGCTGGCGCTACTGGATTGGCTGGGTTGAAGATTGTTGGGTTAATTATAATTCACCCTTTCTTTGGGGACAAAGAGCGTGATGAGATGTACAAGTTTTTGTGTCCTACAAGTTCCGGGTGTGATGATGACCCGAAATTGAACCCGGCGGTGGATCCGGATTTGTCTAGCTTGGGGTGTTCTAAGGTTCTTGTGTGCGTGGCAGAGAAGGATTGGTTGAAAGATAGAGGGGTGACTTACTGTGAGATTTTGGGCAAGAGTGGGTGGGGTGGTAGCGTGGAATTGTTGGAGAGTAAAGGGGAGGACCACTGCTTTCATTTGTTCAATGCTGATGGTGAAAACTTTAGGCCCCTGATGAAAAAGTTTGTTGACTTCATTTTAAGGGATTAA